One Bradyrhizobium zhanjiangense DNA segment encodes these proteins:
- a CDS encoding EthD family reductase: MAEIVVLYKTPKDAAAFDKYYAETHIPLAKKLPGLKKYAISKGPVSSPTGPSGIHLVAILTFDSVADIQAAFSSPEGKATGADVPKFASGGADLLIFDTKEV; encoded by the coding sequence ATGGCTGAAATCGTCGTGCTCTACAAAACGCCCAAGGATGCTGCTGCCTTCGATAAGTACTATGCCGAGACGCACATTCCACTCGCCAAGAAACTTCCCGGCCTGAAGAAATACGCCATCAGCAAGGGACCGGTCAGCTCCCCCACTGGGCCTTCCGGAATCCATCTCGTCGCCATTCTCACCTTTGACAGCGTGGCCGACATTCAGGCCGCATTCAGCAGCCCGGAAGGCAAGGCGACCGGCGCTGACGTGCCGAAATTCGCCAGCGGCGGTGCCGACCTGCTGATCTTCGACACCAAGGAAGTGTGA
- a CDS encoding alpha/beta fold hydrolase → MLFFVTHGYRVIAHDRRGHGRSTQVADGHDMDHYADDLAALTAHLDLKNAIHVGHSTGGGEVVHYIARHGESRVAKAAILSAVPPLMVQTPCQSRRPAEERVRRSPGATRRQPYAILSRPPRGSFLWLQPSRRQAVGGGDPELVAPGHDGRRESTLRRHRRVLADRLHRGFEEDHRAGAGDARR, encoded by the coding sequence ATGTTGTTCTTCGTCACGCACGGCTACCGCGTCATCGCCCATGACCGCCGCGGCCACGGTCGCTCGACGCAGGTCGCCGACGGCCACGACATGGATCACTACGCCGACGACCTTGCCGCGCTCACCGCGCATCTCGACCTCAAGAACGCCATCCATGTCGGCCACTCCACCGGCGGCGGCGAGGTCGTGCACTACATCGCGCGTCACGGCGAGAGCCGCGTCGCGAAGGCGGCGATCCTGTCCGCTGTGCCGCCGCTGATGGTGCAGACCCCCTGCCAATCCCGGCGGCCTGCCGAAGAGCGTGTTCGACGGTCTCCAGGCGCAACTCGCCGCCAGCCGTACGCAATTCTATCGCGACCTCCCCGCGGGTCCTTTCTATGGCTACAACCGTCCCGGCGCCAAGCCGTCGGAGGCGGTGATCCAGAACTGGTGGCGCCAGGGCATGATGGGCGGCGCGAAAGCACATTACGACGGCATCGTCGCGTTCTCGCAGACCGACTTCACCGAGGATTTGAAGAAGATCACCGTGCCGGTGCTGGTGATGCACGGCGATGA
- a CDS encoding alpha/beta fold hydrolase, with amino-acid sequence MGGAKAHYDGIVAFSQTDFTEDLKKITVPVLVMHGDDDQIVPYADSAPLSAKLLKKGILKTYKGFPHGMPTTHAETINADLLAFFKE; translated from the coding sequence ATGGGCGGCGCGAAAGCACATTACGACGGCATCGTCGCGTTCTCGCAGACCGACTTCACCGAGGATTTGAAGAAGATCACCGTGCCGGTGCTGGTGATGCACGGCGATGACGATCAGATCGTGCCTTACGCCGATTCCGCACCGCTGTCGGCCAAGCTGCTGAAGAAGGGCATCCTGAAAACCTACAAGGGCTTCCCGCACGGCATGCCGACCACGCATGCCGAGACCATCAACGCGGACCTCCTGGCGTTTTTCAAGGAGTGA
- a CDS encoding DUF2948 family protein, producing the protein MCPQLKLIALDADDLAVISTHVQDARVQASDIIWRQSEKRLVIGMSRLDWEQTLEGAAEPRRLVAALRFDRVLACKSRNIDLATPDEILDLIGIEFHPQDGRNEEPGGSALLLFAQGGAIRLDVECLECELTDLGADALGTGPGIAGEG; encoded by the coding sequence ATGTGTCCCCAACTCAAGCTGATCGCACTCGATGCTGACGATCTCGCGGTGATCTCGACCCATGTCCAGGACGCCCGTGTCCAGGCCTCCGACATCATCTGGCGGCAGAGCGAGAAACGGCTTGTCATCGGCATGAGCCGGCTGGACTGGGAGCAGACGCTGGAAGGCGCGGCCGAGCCGCGCCGGCTGGTTGCCGCGCTCCGCTTCGACCGCGTGCTTGCCTGCAAATCGCGCAACATCGACCTCGCCACGCCGGACGAGATCCTGGACCTCATCGGCATCGAGTTTCACCCCCAGGATGGCCGCAACGAGGAGCCCGGCGGCAGTGCCCTGCTTTTGTTCGCCCAGGGCGGCGCCATCCGCCTCGACGTCGAATGCCTGGAATGCGAGCTGACCGACCTCGGGGCGGACGCGCTGGGAACGGGACCGGGGATCGCGGGGGAGGGGTGA